The genomic region tttacattttaaatttttaccaatacatgtttgttttcttcttataaaaaaagtaaaacattCGAggcatttgtttaattttttttcttcggaGGCTAATTTTACTtactatttataaaaattttaaatagtgggtattcatgtcacatccccgcctaggggggaccacttcctgggcccgctccaccatcgtaatacgatattatccgttttgggccccaaccatgccctcacggttttgtttttgggaactcacacaagaacttctcaatgggtcacccatcctgggaatgctctcgcgcgctactcgcttaacttcggagttcctatggaacccgaaaccagtgagctcccaataagcatcatgctaggtagagatgagaatatatatatataaggatcacccccctgggtgatgtgggatgtcacaatccaccccccttaggggctcgatgtcctcgttggcacaccacggccagggttaggctctgataccaaattgtcacatcccggcccggggggaccacttcccgggctcgctccaccaccatagcacgatattgtccgctttgggccccgaccacgtcctcacggttttatttttgggaactcacacgagaactttccgaTGGGTTACCCAttctgggaatgctctcgcgtgctactcgcttaacttcggagttcctatggaacccgaaaccagtgagctcccaaaaggctttaTGCTAAGtagaaatgggaatatacatataaggatcactcccctaggaaATGTGGAATGTCACAGTTCAGGCCATATTTCACATGTTATAATaaaatacaagtgaagaaaataattttttttttatgttcttttatttttttatgatacGTGAAATACCCGCTTAAATACTAAAtactttaaataaaaattctacCACATATGAAGATTCCACAGCTTGGAGACTTCGCTTgttgaccaaaagaaaaaatgctTGGAGACTTTGCTGACTCACGTTTCATTGTCGTCATATGAACAAAAGGTTTGAATTCATATTCTTTTCTTATGGAAAGAGATCCGAAAATGATCTGTTTTACTAAGATTACCTGATCAAGTGATCCAGACCTTTTAAATTTCATTCAACGGCTCACTTGTTTTGATTCCttaaaaattgtaataattttttatcgttAGATGAAATTTGGAAGACCCAAATCACTTAATCCGGTGATCTTAGTAGAAGAGATCATgatctctttccttttcttattttcctttGCTTCCATTCAAATTTCAGTAACATGTTAAAATAATTTGGTCCACAAATATCTTTTGTTCTTGAATTAAAAAAACTGAGTAATTTTATAGATAATAAATTAAAGGGTACAAACATGTGTGTAATTGATATAATTTGGTAAACGATGGCAAACATGCTTCTTGAATCTTCAAATTCATTACCTTCTTAGCTCTTTCCTGTCAAACAAGGATGCTAATCAAAACTCTTTGAATGATTACTTCTTTTTAAATGTCCCAAACTAACGTAAAACTCAAATAAAATTAGTCTATTGCAACACGCTTATCCGCATTGTAATtggctttttattgttttataggttttttttttttttttttttttttttttaattttgcttatttttaaaaataataaaatatattttgaaaaataataaatgtaCCCACCCACAGTTGAtcaagtgaattttttttttttggattaatATCAGTTTATTACCCTCAAGTTTcctgattttcaacatttagtacatcaagtttttttcatcctagaGTGATACCTGAAGTCAAAATTTTGGAacagtttcatacatccgttaagatTGTTGTTAAGTCagccgttaactgatgacgtagCACCCGCGTAGACAATGACTGGGCGGTTGAGGCAGGCCATTCAAATCTGAGGCTAGGATTTCAGTAGGAGGAGAGGGATTGAAATCATAGGAGGGTAGGGTTTCGGAAGGAGGGGGATGAGGATCTAGGATTCGATTAGAGAaggagggttagggtttggtGGAAGAGCAGCCTCTATGGATTTGAGATTGGAGAAGCTTCGAGTGCCAGAGGTCCAGGGAGAGATGTGTGTTTGCTCCCTTAGACGAAAATTTTTGGGGAGGAAGGGAaggtccaattttttttattttgaaaaaaaaaatccacgtggacccttaatgacacgtggtgctcAGTCATTGTCTACATGGGCgtcacatcatcagttaatgaGAGACTTAACAGCTTAACTAACatatgtatgagactgtccccaaattaacaatttaggtatgactctggaatgaaaaaaacttcatgtaccaaatgttgaaaaccacgaaacttgagagtagtaaactgagatttacccttttttttttttttttttgtttttgaaatccTAGTGAGAGAAGAATAGTATTATGAAAGCTTCACACTTTTTGCAAAAGCTTCTCCCATATAAATAGAAACATAACTAATTATAAACCTAAACAACACTAGAAAATCtgataataagaaaaatatttgagaTAATTCTGCATGTAGTGCGATCTATTGTGTGCGTAAACTGATTCTACCTGTACATATTCACAAATAATTTCGCATATAATTCTCTCTTATATGTAAAATTATTTACGAATATGAATAGTTAGAATTAGGTGACGCGCACGCGCCTGATAAATCACACTACTAATAATTTATAAACACAACATGCCAATATCCCCAGAGTCCAAAACAAGACATTTTTTGTCTTCCACTCCacacaatattattttttatttgttattttgttgCATATGGTAATAAAGTACTAACATTTCTCTCGTATGACATTCACCGGGCAACCGCAACACCAACTTGGCCCGTCTACTTGACGCCGTTACAGATGACCGACAGCAATGGCCAAGGGCCAGGAGTCAAGACCCCAACGACTCCGTTAAAACGGACTTCAAGTAGGGCCGACTGGTGCGAAAGACCCAGTCAGGTTCGGCCGGATTgtctttgaaaataaaaaaccctgGCGGGCCCCTCACGCGTCAAGCAGCGAAGGTGGGTAGAAACGTCATTCTCCTGATTCCTTATCTATAAATCCTTCATTTTCTCCTCCATCACACAAAACGGATTTGCAGGGAAAGATCCAACAGAGCGAAAAAATCCTCCTTCTTCCCCTTCatgtgaggaagaagaagaggccgcaaaaaaatcaaaaacaaaaaaaatttagaattttgttaatttcttctggtttttttcgattttttggtattattaggtgttttgttttggattttaGGGTTTGATATCATGGGGACTGAGATCTTACGGCCTCGGGATTGTCTGATCGAAAGGATCAGAGTCCCTCCGGCGTCGTTTTCGCGCCGGAAGAGCAGCTACTATGGGAACCCCGTTGTTAACCAGAATTACGTTTCTAACCCTAGATCTAGGAAGCCGGCGGTGCGATATGAACAAAGGAGAATCGAGGCGCAGCCACCGCCCGCGGTGGTCGCGAAGAGATCCAGCTCCGACGATGAACGTCAGGGCTTCAAGATGGAGAAAGTCACAATCTTGAGGCGCGGAGAGTCGCTGGACTCGAAGATGAATGAAAAGGGCGGTTTGGCTGGTACTGGGACCGAGAGGCCGCGGCCCGGCCCGGAAACGGTACAGAAGCAGGTGCGGATAGTGGATCTGAGGTCTCCGGTGGGTGGTAAGACCAACGTGTACGCCGGATCGTCGTTCGTGGTGTCGCCGGAGCCGATCGCCCTCCCGTTGCCGTCGTTTTCGAGGAAGAAGCAGGTGTCAAAGGTCGTTGACGACGACTCGGCAACCCGAGACCTGAGGCGGTTGCTCCGGCTCGGTTGAAAATGGAAGATCCGGATCCGAGGACCCGAGAAGGACCGTGAATGGATCCGGACCCGATACGGTTCTGTCCTTCGTCGTCTGCTCGGTTTTTCGGGTCGAATCTGTCCGTGATTTTTTTAAACGGAGGTTGATCTGGAATTCCGGGAAAGACGGGGGCGAATTAGTAATTACCTACTGTTTGGGTACTCGGTAGCTAAATCTTATCACGTTGTTGTGGGAGAAGGGAAATATTTTGGTGTTTGTTGATGAATTTGGGGTTTATGGGTAAATTAAAAGTTAGGATGGGGTGAAAATGGGAggtagaagaagagaaaaatgcGGGAAGTGTTGGGGTTGATTCGTAATATGTGGAAAATTAATTAGTGAGTAATTATGTGGTTTGTGGGTGGGCTGTGGAATTGTGTTTATGCTCTGTTGGGAAATTGTAGTTTGTATCCATAATAATGGATTATTGTAAAAAGAAAGatgaaatttatattttattttaaattaattctgTCTTGTTTTATGTTGCGGGTTcgattttcacttatttttctttcccttaACAATGACAACTaacatttattaaaaataagattttgtatAACTGAAAAATGTCACATGAAAGCTATAAAAAGTAGGGAGAGTCGAGCGTTTGGAAAAAACaacttatgtgtgacattatattataatacgCGTGACATCATATCATTGACTCCTGGGTGCTACAATGAATTGGTACCTctgttgtttattttatttgttgaaGTGCACCAGTAACATGAAAGTTGCTCGACTCAATAGGGCTGTATGTGTATTTGTTCAGGGGAGAAGACACCGCATTGGTGGTCAATCCGTTACACAGAAGGCTTTCTGATACAAGGAGCTCTGGGTACGTATCAAATGTAAATCCAATTCTCATCAATTTCATTTCATGTTCCTCTCGTATTTAAGTAATCAAGTATCTTTCTCATTCATATCTTTTACCACTCCAAGTAAGACAACATGCCCTAGATGAAGGCCTGATGATTCTTATAGGTCAGAACGATCCGGCCCGAAAAGTCGAAGCCTTGAGCTTTGAACACCTTGCGGTATGCATTGTGCTATAACAATTCGTAGAAAAGATACAATCTTGTAAAACAAGGAAATAGTAAAAACATACTACGAAATGATTTCCACAGACTACTTTTCTTCCGCCACACTCCTCCCCTTTTTCCCGAGTCCTTAGAATCAACAAGAGTGCGGGAGATGAAAATCACTACCCATACACATTTACACCTCCATAAATCACCGGTATCAGGATTCAAGGGCAATATTAGAGGTAGAAAATCTTTACATCAAGTAGCAATGCTGGAAACAAATCGAATTTCGCTGAAAAAACATCGACCCGAAATTCGAGAATTTCATAGAGAACAATGACCAAAAAGTAAACAGCGCAACCTTCAGCTGCCTGTTGAATGTAACATAAATATCTTTAGAATCAGTATAAAGTTCTCAGAGTTCAAATAAAACAATTGCTGGGATCCAAGGAAAAGGAAACACAAATGGAATGTCAAGAAGGTGGCAAGGCTACACAGCCAGTCGgattagattagattagattaACATACAAGAAGAATTTTCAGCCGAATGAGAAAAACACGAtgagaaaaaagaataaaaatgtcTTCTATAACCGAACGAAGAAGGTAAGTCGGGTCTGTTTTCgctattttttttctcaatttgaAATGGAGGGGATGGGCGAGCAACATTTCCGAGAATCAGAATCTGAAGTCAGGCTCCACTCGCATTGCCCAAGAAAACTTTGCGAGGAGCGACTTGTTGAATATCTGTATCATTGGCAAATGGTCAAGCATATAGCAGCTTAAACAAAGAACTAGCCAACATTTTATCGAAATGAAAAGTATCTATTGATCGGCTGAACTACTGTCGATAGtaatatttatttcaaaaacaaactCACAAGAAGACGTTACCTTCTCAATGGGAACTTCATGTCGCTTGCACCAAGCAACGGTGATCCTAGGGTCAAGATAGTTGATTTTCGACGTTCCCAATGCCACTGTTTTCAGATCCTCTTTAATTCTCATATCCAGTTCCATTTTTTCTATCTTTGCATTTGTTTGAGCTATCTTCCTCTCCAAACTGTGTCAAT from Pyrus communis chromosome 4, drPyrComm1.1, whole genome shotgun sequence harbors:
- the LOC137732249 gene encoding uncharacterized protein, with the translated sequence MGTEILRPRDCLIERIRVPPASFSRRKSSYYGNPVVNQNYVSNPRSRKPAVRYEQRRIEAQPPPAVVAKRSSSDDERQGFKMEKVTILRRGESLDSKMNEKGGLAGTGTERPRPGPETVQKQVRIVDLRSPVGGKTNVYAGSSFVVSPEPIALPLPSFSRKKQVSKVVDDDSATRDLRRLLRLG